One genomic region from Panthera tigris isolate Pti1 chromosome D1, P.tigris_Pti1_mat1.1, whole genome shotgun sequence encodes:
- the LOC102971637 gene encoding olfactory receptor 52B4-like, whose amino-acid sequence MTTINHTAVSHTIFRLLGIPGLEDQHVWISIPFFVSYVITLLGNSLLICIILTKRSLHEPMYLFLCMLAGADVVLSTCTVPQALAIFWFRAGEISLDRCITQFFIIHCTFMSESGILLVMAFDRYIAICYPLRYTTILTRALIGKIGVTIILRSFCTLFPIVFLLKRLTFCQNNIVPHTFCEHIGLAKYACNDIRVNIWYGFSILMLTVVLDVVLIFVSYVLILRAVFHIPSRDARHKALNTCGSHVCIIVLFYSPAIFTTLTQRFGRHIPPHTHILLANICMLAPPMLNPIIYGIKTKQIREQVVHMLFTKQKSLWLKN is encoded by the coding sequence ATGACAACCATAAACCACACTGCTGTTAGCCATACAATCTTCCGCTTGCTGGGCATCCCCGGGCTAGAGGACCAGCATGTGTGGATTTCCATCCCCTTCTTCGTTTCCTATGTCATCACCCTGCTTGGGAACAGCCTGCTCATCTGCATTATCCTCACAAAGCGTAGCCTCCATGAACCCATGTACCTCTTCCTCTGCATGCTGGCCGGAGCAGATGTTGTCCTCTCCACGTGCACAGTACCTCAGGCCTTGGCCATCTTCTGGTTCCGTGCTGGGGAGATATCCCTGGATCGCTGCATAACTCAGTTCTTCATCATCCACTGCACTTTCATGTCTGAGTCGGGGATCTTGCTGGTGATGGCGTTTGACCGCTACATTGCCATATGCTACCCACTGAGATACACCACTATTCTTACACGTGCACTGATTGGAAAAATTGGCGTGACTATAATTCTGAGAAGTTTCTGTACACTTTTCCCCAtagtatttcttttgaaaagattgACTTTCTGCCAAAATAATATTGTTCCACACACCTTTTGTGAACACATTGGCTTGGCCAAATATGCTTGTAATGACATTCGTGTGAACATCTGGTATGGATTTTCCATCCTAATGTTAACAGTGGTTTTAGATGTGGTGCTAATTTTTGTTTCCTATGTGCTGATTCTCCGTGCTGTCTTCCACATCCCTTCCCGAGATGCTCGCCACAAAGCTCTTAACACATGTGGCTCCCATGTCTGCATCATTGTCCTCTTTTACAGCCCCGCGATCTTCACAACACTTACTCAGCGGTTTGGACGCCACATTCCTCCTCATACCCACATCTTGTTGGCCAACATCTGCATGCTTGCCCCACCTATGCTGAATCCCATCATTTACGGGATTAAGACCAAGCAAATCAGAGAGCAGGTGGTTCACATGTTGTTTACAAAGCAGAAATCACTTTGGTTGAAGAACTGA